CCCATTACCAACAGACCTGTACCGATCGAACCATGCATCGCCAGATAACCAATCGTAATTGGCGCAAAGATTGCACCGATACGACCAATATTGAATGCACCGCCCACCGCTGTACCACGAACACCAGTCGGGAAACTTTCGGTTAGATAGGTTGCATTGATGGCATATGGAATACCGTACAGGAAGCCGAAGATTAGCATCAGTACGCCAATGTTATCGGCATTATGCATATACACCACGACAGGGATAAATAGCGCTGTTCCCATGGTGCCGAAAGCAAACACAATACGGCGACCAATTTTATCAGCAACATAACCTGCAATGATTTTAGCAAAAATCATGGTGATGAATGTACCCACCATATACAGTGCCATTTCTTTAAACTTAATGCCTAATTCAGCTTCAAGATAACTTGGCAACCAGTTACTTACACCGAAGTAACCAAATAACAGGAAACCGGAGCTGAAAGACCACAAGATGAACATCTTGCCATGAGTTTTATCTTTAAGAATGGTGATGTATGGATTACCTTTTTTGGTATCGTTATCCACAATCTGACCAGTTCTTTTCATTTCACGGACACGTTTCCATGATTCTGGCTCTGGCACCATAAAGTGCATCAGGATACCCAAAGCTAATGGAGCAATTGTGATCCAGTACAGCATACGCCAGCCGAACTCAGGAATAATCCAGCCTGAAATCATGGTAATCACCAATGAACCTAAAGTGAAACCAGTCATCAATGTTGCCAGTACAGTAGTACGGTATTTGGTCGGTACGTATTCTGACATCAGGGTATTACAGGCAATATATAAACAGCCTAAACCCAAGCAAGAAAGAGTACGTAAAATTGCAAATTCAGTAT
The nucleotide sequence above comes from Acinetobacter lwoffii. Encoded proteins:
- a CDS encoding MFS transporter encodes the protein MTSDTIVTGDNKTDVSSTDTIKQAPKRLWMTAFVFAFLILLCDGADIGILAFSLTSLKAEWGLTSVQAGALGSYSLLGMGIGGFIGGWACDKFGRVRVIVLATIAFSILSAYSGFAQSYTEFAILRTLSCLGLGCLYIACNTLMSEYVPTKYRTTVLATLMTGFTLGSLVITMISGWIIPEFGWRMLYWITIAPLALGILMHFMVPEPESWKRVREMKRTGQIVDNDTKKGNPYITILKDKTHGKMFILWSFSSGFLLFGYFGVSNWLPSYLEAELGIKFKEMALYMVGTFITMIFAKIIAGYVADKIGRRIVFAFGTMGTALFIPVVVYMHNADNIGVLMLIFGFLYGIPYAINATYLTESFPTGVRGTAVGGAFNIGRIGAIFAPITIGYLAMHGSIGTGLLVMGAAYFLCGLIPALFIKDRLYDPQKAE